The following proteins are co-located in the Triticum aestivum cultivar Chinese Spring chromosome 1A, IWGSC CS RefSeq v2.1, whole genome shotgun sequence genome:
- the LOC123070075 gene encoding protein PLASTID TRANSCRIPTIONALLY ACTIVE 14: protein MATPVASPLLLPSPAPTFPPRRLTSIRRLLLTSPPHAGRPRLRDPPPAPVEEAAAATVEEYEAPPLRLLDPPQEEEPYPDEMEAADPDFYRIGYARMMRAYGVEFLEGPDGMGVYASRDVDPLRRARVIMEIPLELMLTITKNHPWMFFPDIIPLGHPIFDIIESTNPETDWDLRLACLLLYAFDVENNFWQLYGDFLPSGDECTSLLLAPKEDLMELEDEDLSSEMLKRQQRAVDFWQKHWHKAIPLKLKRLAPDHERFLWALSIVQSRSFNLNMRMGAFIQDANVLAPYADMLNHSPDANCFLHWRFKDRMLEVMIKAGHAIKKGDEMTIDYMSAVNSTLMQRYGFSSPTNPWEHINFSSPAKIHLDSFLSVFNIAGLHDELYHNVALTSGESTFVDGGVVAAARTLPTWSDGDLPAIPSVERKSAQALQEECRKMVESFSTTIQQDEEILDSDEPMRKTREIAIKYRLHRKLLLQKIIDSLEIYQDRILF, encoded by the exons ATGGCGACCCCCgtcgcctcccctctcctcctcccctccccggcCCCAACCTTCCCGCCCCGCCGCCTCACCTCCATACGTCGCCTCCTCCTCACCTCCCCCCCGCACGCCGGCCGCCCGCGCCTCCGCgacccgccgccggcgccggtggaggaggccgccgccgccaccgtggaGGAGTACGAGGCGCCTCCGCTCAGGCTCCTCGACCCGCCGCAGGAGGAAGAGCCCTACCCGGATGAG ATGGAGGCGGCCGACCCGGACTTCTACCGGATCGGGTACGCCCGGATGATGCGCGCCTACGGGGTCGAGTTCCTCGAGGGCCCCGACGGCATGGGCGTCTACGCCTCCCGGGACGTCGACCCGCTCCGCCGAGCCAGG GTGATAATGGAGATTCCATTGGAGCTCATGCTGACTATAACTAAAAATCATCCTTGGATGTTCTTTCCTGACATTATCCCACTAGGACATCCTATATTCGATATTATCGAGTCAACAAATCCAGAG ACAGATTGGGATTTAAGATTAGCCTGCCTTCTTCTCTATGCATTTGATGTAGAAAACAACTTTTGGCAGTTATACGGTGATTTTTTGCCTAGTGGTGATGAATGCACCAGCCTGCTTCTGGCACCGAAG GAGGATCTAATGGAACtggaagacgaagatctgtcctcAGAGATGTTAAAACGCCAGCAGCGAGCAGTTGATTTTTGGCAGAAACACTGG CACAAAGCAATCCCTCTCAAGCTAAAGCGGCTTGCCCCTGACCACGAGAGATTTCTCTGGGCATTGAGCATTGTTCAGTCTCGCTCTTTCAACTTGAATATGAGAATGGGAGCTTTCATTCAAGATGCAAATGTCCTAGCTCCTTATGCCG ATATGCTGAATCACTCACCTGATGCTAACTGTTTCCTGCATTGGCGTTTCAAAGATCGAATGCTTGAAGTTATGATTAAGGCGGGGCATGCTATCAAAAAAGGAGATGAG ATGACAATCGATTATATGAGTGCGGTGAACAGCACGTTGATGCAAAGATATGGCTTCTCATCACCAACG AATCCCTGGGAACATATAAACTTCTCGAGCCCTGCCAAGATCCACCTGGATTCTTTCCTGTCAGTCTTCAACATAGCTGGCCTGCACGACGAGCTGTACCACAACG TTGCATTGACATCGGGAGAAAGCACCTTTGTTGACGGAGGAGTGGTGGCAGCAGCAAGAACTCTGCCGACATGGTCGGACGGTGACCTTCCTGCCATACCGAGCGTGGAGAGAAAATCCGCTCAGGCGTTGCAGGAGGAGTGCCGGAAGATGGTGGAGTCTTTCTCGACCACGATCCAACAGGACGAGGAGATCCTAG ATTCCGACGAGCCTATGAGGAAAACACGCGAAATCGCGATCAA GTACCGGCTGCACCGGAAGCTGCTCTTGCAGAAGATCATCGACTCGCTGGAGATCTACCAGGATCGGATTCTGTTCTAG